In the genome of Candoia aspera isolate rCanAsp1 chromosome 1, rCanAsp1.hap2, whole genome shotgun sequence, one region contains:
- the BMP4 gene encoding bone morphogenetic protein 4, producing the protein MTPGSRMLMVILLCQVILGGSNRASLIPAETGKKKVAAGLHQQQQQQQRGGGGGDGEGEGASGTAHRLFPNHELLRGFEATLLQMFGLRRRPQPSKTAIIPSYMLDLYRLQSGDEEENLHDLNLQYPERSTSRANTVRSFHHEEDLQHLASPWNQPTRFHFFFNLSSVPSTEPISSAELRLFRQQINEEEAVAAAAWEKGFHRINIYEVMKPLQGGDLVTRLLDTRLVHHNVSRWESFDVSPAVIRWTAGGQPNHGLAVEVIHLHPTQTHQGKHVRISRSLPQGDRLEDAEWARLRPLLVTFSHDGRGQSLLTRRTKRSPKHAHQRPRKSKKNCRRHALYVDFSDVGWNDWIVAPPGYQAFYCHGDCPFPLADHLNSTNHAIVQTLVNSVNSSIPKACCVPTELSAISMLYLDEYDKVVLKNYQEMVVEGCGCR; encoded by the exons ATGACGCCTGGTAGCCGAATGCTGATGGTCATTCTATTGTGCCAAGTGATCCTTGGAGGTTCCAACCGGGCCAGTTTGATACCCGCTGagactgggaagaagaaggtGGCTGCGGGTTTgcatcaacagcagcagcagcagcagcgaggaggaggaggaggagacggagAGGGAGAGGGCGCCTCGGGAACTGCACACCGCCTGTTCCCAAACCATGAACTCTTGCGTGGGTTCGAGGCCACcctcctccagatgtttgggctgCGCCGGCGGCCACAGCCCAGCAAAACAGCCATCATCCCCTCTTACATGCTGGATCTCTATCGCCTCCAGTCTGGGGACGAGGAGGAGAACCTTCACGATCTCAACCTCCAGTATCCCGAGAGATCGACCAGCCGCGCCAACACTGTGAGAAGCTTTCACCATGAAG AAGACCTGCAACATCTGGCCAGCCCATGGAATCAACCCACTCGGTTCCACttctttttcaacctcagcagtgTGCCGTCCACTGAGCCAATTTCTTCTGCAGAGCTGAGACTCTTTCGGCAGCAGATCAATGAAGAGGAGGCGGTGGCGGCCGCCGCTTGGGAGAAAGGCTTCCACCGGATCAACATTTATGAGGTGATGAAGCCCCTGCAAGGGGGGGACTTGGTCACCAGGCTTCTGGACACGCGCCTGGTGCATCATAACGTGAGCCGCTGGGAGAGCTTTGACGTGAGCCCCGCAGTCATCCGATGGACCGCAGGTGGCCAGCCCAACCACGGGCTGGCCGTGGAGGTCATCCACCTCCACCCCACGCAGACTCACCAGGGCAAACATGTCCGGATTAGCCGCTCTTTACCTCAAGGAGACCGTCTGGAGGATGCTGAATGGGCTCGCCTCCGGCCTCTCCTGGTCACCTTCAGCCATGATGGCAGGGGCCAGTCTCTGCTCACGCGGAGGACCAAACGCAGCCCTAAGCATGCACACCAGCGGCCGCGCAAGAGCAAGAAGAATTGTCGCCGCCATGCCCTGTATGTGGATTTCAGTGATGTGGGCTGGAACGACTGGATTGTGGCCCCCCCTGGCTACCAAGCTTTCTACTGCCACGGGGACTGCCCCTTCCCTTTGGCTGACCACCTCAACTCTACTAACCATGCCATTGTGCAGACTCTGGTGAATTCCGTCAACTCCAGCATCCCCAAAGCCTGCTGCGTCCCCACAGAGCTGAGCGCCATCTCCATGCTCTACTTGGACGAATACGATAAAGTTGTTCTGAAGAACTACCAGGAAATGGTGGTAGAGGGATGTGGCTGTCGTTAA